One Halorientalis litorea DNA segment encodes these proteins:
- a CDS encoding DUF5827 family protein, whose translation MPVPKSEFDDLRPLAFRDPSEVLDPDEMYTVYEIARLFQGLDPGTDVDPETEAILLDWTIPWMVYHADAFVFAEPASDADPGLYGLAVDGGGAETDSE comes from the coding sequence ATGCCAGTTCCGAAATCGGAGTTCGACGACCTCCGACCGCTCGCCTTCCGTGACCCGTCGGAGGTACTCGACCCCGACGAGATGTACACTGTCTACGAGATAGCCCGCCTGTTTCAGGGCCTCGACCCCGGTACCGACGTGGACCCCGAGACGGAGGCTATCCTGCTCGACTGGACCATTCCGTGGATGGTGTATCACGCCGACGCGTTCGTCTTCGCCGAACCGGCCAGTGACGCCGACCCCGGACTCTACGGCCTCGCGGTGGACGGGGGCGGCGCGGAGACCGACTCGGAATGA
- a CDS encoding MBL fold metallo-hydrolase → MITNLASGQRVFTSNTFLVEGERTVVVDAGNEFDVVTQIRQHVSDIDALVLTHTHRDHVGNLDAITDAFGVDVWGFDPEFEGVDYAIADDEWVQLGDAEYRALHTPGHKDDHLCFYAPDAGVLFAGDLVFANGGFGRTDLAEGDRSVLIESVDRLLDTVDSDLAAMHTGHGPSVTTNPYHDIELAAHAARMG, encoded by the coding sequence ATGATAACGAATCTCGCCAGCGGTCAGCGTGTGTTCACGAGCAACACCTTTCTCGTCGAGGGTGAGCGGACTGTCGTCGTCGACGCGGGAAACGAGTTCGACGTAGTGACACAGATTCGACAGCACGTCTCCGACATCGACGCGCTCGTTCTCACGCACACCCACCGCGACCACGTGGGTAACCTCGACGCCATCACCGACGCGTTCGGCGTCGACGTGTGGGGGTTCGACCCCGAGTTCGAGGGCGTCGACTACGCCATCGCGGACGACGAGTGGGTGCAGTTGGGCGACGCGGAGTACCGCGCGCTCCACACGCCGGGACACAAGGACGACCACCTCTGTTTCTACGCGCCCGACGCCGGGGTACTGTTTGCCGGGGATCTCGTGTTCGCCAACGGCGGGTTCGGCCGGACGGACCTCGCCGAGGGTGACCGGTCGGTGTTGATAGAGAGCGTCGACAGACTGCTGGATACCGTCGACTCGGACCTCGCGGCGATGCACACCGGCCACGGGCCGAGCGTCACGACGAACCCGTACCACGACATCGAACTCGCGGCCCACGCCGCACGGATGGGTTAG
- a CDS encoding response regulator, translating into MTDSTAPVVLIVEDEPDVAETYKLWLEGDYEVRLAADGTEGWEKLDEDVDVVLLDRMMPGLSGDEVLDNIREEGLSCRVAMVTAVEPDFDILDMGFDSYLSKPIRSDELHETVEKLLERSSYDRLLQQYYALVEKQATLETAKSGAELAESDEYERLQGRIEELQEDLSQTMGSVKDDTDFLTTIQQIGGDEN; encoded by the coding sequence ATGACTGACTCGACAGCACCTGTCGTGCTTATCGTCGAGGACGAACCCGATGTCGCCGAGACCTACAAACTCTGGTTGGAAGGCGACTACGAGGTTCGGCTGGCGGCCGACGGGACGGAGGGGTGGGAGAAACTCGACGAGGACGTCGATGTCGTGTTGCTCGACAGGATGATGCCGGGGCTGTCCGGCGACGAGGTACTCGACAACATCCGGGAGGAGGGGTTGAGCTGCCGGGTCGCTATGGTCACCGCGGTAGAGCCCGATTTCGACATCCTCGATATGGGATTCGACTCCTATTTGAGCAAGCCCATCCGAAGCGACGAACTCCACGAAACCGTCGAAAAACTACTCGAACGGTCGAGCTACGACAGACTACTCCAACAGTACTACGCCCTCGTCGAGAAGCAGGCGACGCTGGAAACCGCAAAGAGCGGTGCCGAACTCGCCGAGAGCGACGAGTACGAACGGCTACAGGGACGTATCGAAGAGCTACAGGAGGACCTCTCACAAACGATGGGGAGCGTGAAAGACGACACCGATTTCCTCACCACGATTCAGCAGATAGGCGGGGACGAGAACTGA
- a CDS encoding RAD55 family ATPase: protein MYDLSPVLDTEAVTEVRPGTSVLVAGPAMTGKDQLALDILAAGSRQGEGALVVSTSDEASTIMEDYQARVGHEGGYPLGIVDCFADTDEPAPDRPGSYVHHVSSPADLTGIGIGITKCLESLHDNGADRGRMGLSSLSTMLTYTDRKTVFKFCHVLSSRLDAAGYLGVFTIDTGAHDEQTIQVIKQAFDGLVELRQSDAGREARVVGIADSPTAWAAL, encoded by the coding sequence ATGTACGACCTCTCGCCGGTTCTCGACACCGAGGCCGTGACCGAGGTCAGACCGGGGACGAGCGTCCTCGTCGCCGGTCCCGCGATGACGGGCAAGGACCAACTGGCACTCGATATTCTGGCCGCAGGGTCCCGGCAGGGGGAAGGGGCACTCGTCGTCTCGACATCCGACGAGGCGTCGACCATCATGGAAGACTACCAGGCACGCGTCGGTCACGAGGGTGGGTACCCGCTCGGTATCGTCGACTGTTTCGCCGACACCGACGAACCCGCCCCGGACAGGCCCGGTTCGTACGTCCATCACGTCTCCTCGCCGGCGGACCTGACCGGCATCGGCATCGGCATCACGAAGTGTCTCGAATCGCTCCACGACAACGGTGCCGACCGGGGCCGAATGGGGCTCTCGTCTCTGTCGACGATGCTCACCTACACCGACCGCAAGACGGTGTTCAAGTTCTGCCACGTCCTCTCCTCACGGCTCGACGCCGCCGGGTACCTCGGCGTGTTCACCATCGACACCGGAGCCCACGACGAACAGACGATTCAGGTCATCAAACAGGCCTTCGACGGCTTGGTCGAACTTCGACAGAGCGACGCTGGCCGCGAGGCTCGGGTCGTCGGCATCGCCGACTCGCCGACGGCGTGGGCCGCGCTGTAG
- a CDS encoding histidine kinase N-terminal 7TM domain-containing protein: MPTPEASLYLAMYAVAIAVTVGTSYIAWQRQALTAARVLTVLLAAAATWSLCIIGLILTDSAAVYWGLLVVVIATGGISVTGWVLFAIDYTDSWPTSVRHTVALLSVEPVVAVVATAATVGTDLTYVVSQTGDVGPTGFALGFGPIFVLHVVYSYAVFSVGIALVFRFVARSRDVFRQQATALAVAALPPFAAHVLFFVGVIPIDVTPVGFTLTGVVLLFATRRMGLMDVTPVARDEVVQTIHEAVFVLDYRDRIVDVNPRGAELLGTDRADLVGRPLDEVVASMPGYREEIARIIEDRGGEMTVSMGGELRDLSVQMSPLYDRHDRLAGRVFVARDVTAQKRRQRELERKNEQLDRFASVVSHDLRNPLNVASGRARLAAETGEASHAEAVTDALDRMEDIIDDILTLARQGQTIDEKERVSLASVAEDAWDHVDTAEATLSVTTNRTVDADPARLQRLFENLFRNCIEHGGAGVAVTVGDTETDDGFYVADDGPGIPPAERDTVLEHGYTTASDGTGLGLAIVASIAQAHGWEVEVTESARGGAQFDVLNAAPVADIEEPDEGDLSLFRDDDGSEATRQAGDG; this comes from the coding sequence GTGCCGACTCCCGAAGCGTCCCTGTACCTCGCCATGTACGCCGTTGCAATCGCGGTAACGGTGGGTACGAGCTACATCGCGTGGCAGCGACAGGCACTCACAGCGGCACGGGTTCTGACGGTTCTGTTGGCGGCAGCGGCGACGTGGTCGCTGTGTATCATCGGGCTCATACTGACGGACTCGGCGGCAGTTTACTGGGGGCTACTCGTCGTCGTCATCGCCACTGGCGGGATATCAGTCACCGGGTGGGTGTTGTTCGCCATCGATTACACCGACAGCTGGCCGACATCCGTCAGGCACACGGTGGCACTCCTGTCGGTCGAACCCGTGGTCGCCGTCGTCGCAACCGCGGCGACTGTCGGGACGGACCTCACGTACGTCGTCAGTCAGACCGGCGATGTCGGGCCGACCGGCTTCGCACTCGGGTTCGGACCGATATTCGTCCTCCACGTAGTCTACTCATATGCTGTCTTCTCCGTGGGTATCGCGCTCGTCTTCCGGTTCGTCGCGCGGTCACGCGACGTGTTCCGCCAGCAGGCCACTGCCTTGGCTGTCGCCGCACTCCCACCGTTCGCCGCACACGTCCTGTTTTTCGTCGGCGTCATCCCCATCGACGTGACGCCCGTCGGGTTCACCCTGACGGGGGTCGTCCTCCTGTTCGCCACGAGGCGGATGGGGCTGATGGACGTGACGCCGGTCGCTCGTGACGAAGTCGTCCAGACGATACACGAGGCGGTGTTCGTCCTCGACTACCGGGACCGAATCGTCGACGTGAACCCACGTGGAGCCGAGTTACTCGGAACGGACCGGGCTGACCTCGTCGGCCGACCGCTCGACGAGGTGGTCGCGTCGATGCCGGGGTACCGCGAGGAGATAGCGAGAATCATCGAGGACAGGGGGGGCGAGATGACCGTCTCGATGGGCGGCGAGTTGCGGGACCTGTCAGTGCAGATGTCGCCGCTGTACGACCGCCACGACCGTCTCGCGGGGAGGGTGTTCGTCGCCCGGGACGTGACGGCGCAGAAACGCCGCCAGCGCGAACTCGAACGGAAGAACGAACAACTCGACCGGTTCGCGAGCGTCGTCTCCCACGACTTGCGCAACCCACTCAACGTCGCCAGTGGCCGGGCGCGACTCGCGGCGGAGACCGGCGAGGCGAGCCACGCCGAGGCGGTGACCGACGCGCTCGACCGGATGGAGGACATCATCGACGACATCCTGACGCTGGCCCGCCAAGGGCAGACCATCGACGAGAAAGAGCGGGTCTCACTCGCCAGCGTCGCCGAAGACGCGTGGGACCACGTCGACACGGCCGAGGCGACGCTTTCGGTCACGACGAACCGTACGGTCGACGCCGACCCGGCCCGCCTCCAGCGACTGTTCGAGAACCTGTTCCGGAACTGTATCGAACACGGCGGCGCGGGCGTGGCGGTGACCGTCGGCGACACCGAGACGGACGACGGCTTCTACGTGGCCGACGACGGTCCGGGCATCCCACCGGCGGAGCGCGACACCGTCCTCGAACACGGCTACACGACGGCATCGGACGGAACGGGCCTCGGCCTCGCAATCGTCGCCAGCATCGCGCAGGCACACGGCTGGGAGGTCGAAGTCACCGAGAGCGCGCGTGGCGGTGCTCAGTTCGACGTACTGAACGCCGCACCCGTCGCCGACATCGAGGAACCGGACGAGGGGGACCTGTCGCTGTTCCGAGACGACGACGGGAGCGAAGCGACACGGCAGGCGGGCGACGGCTGA
- a CDS encoding ATPase, with amino-acid sequence MNLLVAGADRVDAGKTTFSVGLLEHTGAIGFKPRAGNDHWFHHDDVRHAVSAGRLYGKDARRLAAASPGAYDPEDINPVHRLWTPSPGSGTGLLGRDDRQFLVDRVGETYVVNDTVTIPLLVRESLPLSEAVRVDSLPEFNDVMERLHLVALEGIKDRIADHDRTVVESYGNVARPLRGADPDAVAVVEPGRARIYRGERYRKACQVASGGPEEGQLEERVPSVVDLIDPVEAVTLPALGSAARTDPAAVADAYEPAYDALLSCLSEFPDR; translated from the coding sequence ATGAACCTGCTCGTCGCCGGAGCGGACCGCGTGGACGCCGGGAAGACGACGTTCTCGGTCGGTCTGCTCGAACACACCGGCGCGATAGGATTCAAGCCACGCGCCGGGAACGACCACTGGTTCCACCACGACGACGTGCGCCACGCAGTCTCGGCCGGCCGGCTCTACGGGAAGGATGCCCGCCGCCTCGCCGCCGCGAGTCCGGGCGCGTACGACCCCGAGGATATCAATCCCGTCCACCGACTCTGGACACCCTCGCCAGGGAGCGGAACCGGCCTCCTCGGCCGAGATGACCGCCAGTTCCTCGTGGACCGCGTGGGCGAGACGTACGTCGTCAACGACACCGTCACCATCCCGCTGCTGGTCCGGGAGTCCCTCCCACTCTCGGAGGCCGTCCGCGTCGACTCGCTTCCGGAGTTCAACGACGTGATGGAACGACTCCACTTGGTCGCCCTCGAAGGTATCAAAGACCGTATCGCCGACCACGACCGAACCGTCGTCGAGTCCTACGGGAACGTCGCCCGGCCGCTCCGGGGGGCCGACCCGGACGCCGTGGCCGTCGTGGAACCCGGCCGCGCCCGCATCTACCGGGGAGAGCGGTACCGGAAAGCCTGTCAAGTGGCGAGCGGCGGCCCGGAGGAAGGACAGTTAGAGGAGCGAGTCCCGTCGGTCGTCGACCTGATAGACCCGGTGGAGGCAGTCACCCTCCCGGCGTTGGGGTCGGCGGCGCGGACCGACCCTGCGGCCGTCGCCGACGCGTACGAACCCGCCTACGACGCGCTCCTATCCTGTCTGTCGGAGTTCCCTGACCGCTAA